One genomic segment of Mobula hypostoma chromosome 2, sMobHyp1.1, whole genome shotgun sequence includes these proteins:
- the msh5 gene encoding mutS protein homolog 5, which translates to MHRYKANIAMSNTATPMAVVDDMDNSSQPEVYVSVLWHSGYLGLVYYSTNECTIYIMPDAPDSKDLKLLKKVLEEIQPRCILTSAKQDHNMADFLQAMGTANNGEDGKPEIALLPNTDFGLNISKQRVLSANLPIVPSHLTEAEKIMYLASVIPFECATMLRALGGLLKFIERRRIGVELEDPNVSVPILAIRKFALNDTVHIDQDAFCVLQIFKSEVHPSVYKLASGLKEGLSLFGVMNRCRSQWGAKLMRLWFMRPTKNLEELNKRMDVIQFFMLARNTEVVQTLQDCLKHIRNVPMILKRMMLSYTKVSDWQALYKTVYNAMCIGDTCRSQPRSVELFAKISGTFTDDLHYIASLITKVVDFEGSNTENRFTVRPNVDPAIDEKKRKLMGLSDFLTEVARNELTLLDSRIPSCCVIYIPLIGFLLTIPRLPSMVDKDDFEMEGLDFMFLSEGRLHYRSARTKELDTMLGDLHCEIRDLETAVMYQLQAKVLEKSTVLYDVMEYTAQLDCLIAMAVVARENNYIRPKFTSKNIINIKDGRHPLMELCTRTFVSNPINTGGEHGKISILTGPNSSGKSVYLKEAGLIVFMALIGSYVPATEAEIGLIDGIYTRIQSRESVSVGLSTFIIDLNQVAAAVNNATERSLVLIDEFGKGTNSVDGLSLLAAVLRHWVKQDVKCPHIFVSTNFHSLVQLNLLPVTKLMRYLTLETIQDGEELVFFYQLKEGVSTDSYTANTAILAGMPPQVVKRGLQISDLYRRGQPICRLDCPSKSNQFETHKALVDKFLQLDLNDPNIDLQEFLSKDILAYINSEL; encoded by the coding sequence ATGCACCGCTATAAAGCGAATATTGCAATGAGCAATACTGCTACCCCAATGGCTGTGGTAGATGACATGGATAATTCGTCACAGCCCGAGGTCTATGTCAGTGTCCTGTGGCATAGTGGATATCTGGGGCTTGTTTACTACAGCACAAATGAATGTACCATTTACATCATGCCCGATGCCCCAGACTCTAAGGATTTGAAGTTACTGAAGAAAGTGCTGGAAGAAATCCAGCCCCGGTGTATTTTAACAAGTGCAAAGCAAGACCACAATATGGCAGACTTCCTTCAAGCGATGGGGACTGCCAACAATGGAGAGGATGGGAAACCAGAAATAGCTCTCCTCCCCAACACGGACTTCGGGCTCAATATCAGCAAGCAAcgtgtgttgtcagcaaacctgCCTATTGTCCCCTCCCACCTGACCGAAGCGGAGAAAATCATGTACCTGGCGTCAGTCATCCCATTCGAGTGTGCCACCATGTTGCGGGCTCTTGGAGGGCTTTTGAAGTTTATAGAGAGAAGGAGAATTGGAGTGGAATTGGAAGATCCCAATGTAAGTGTCCCCATTCTGGCCATCAGGAAATTTGCACTGAATGACACGGTGCACATTGACCAGGACGCTTTCTGCGTGTTGCAGATTTTTAAGTCTGAAGTGCACCCATCTGTATACAAACTGGCATCAGGGCTGAAAGAAGGACTCAGCTTGTTTGGAGTTATGAATCGCTGCAGATCCCAATGGGGGGCAAAGCTGATGAGACTGTGGTTCATGCGTCCTACAAAAAatctggaggaactgaacaagcgGATGGATGTCATCCAGTTTTTCATGCTGGCCAGAAACACTGAGGTAGTGCAGACACTTCAGGACTGCTTGAAGCATATCAGGAATGTTCCAATGATTCTGAAAAGAATGATGCTTTCCTACACTAAAGTGAGTGACTGGCAAGCCCTTTATAAGACAGTATACAATGCTATGTGCATTGGAGATACTTGCAGGTCCCAGCCCAGGTCTGTAGAACTTTTTGCAAAGATCTCAGGGACTTTCACAGATGATCTCCATTATATTGCCAGTCTCATCACTAAAGTGGTGGATTTTGAAGGTAGCAATACCGAGAACAGATTCACTGTTCGGCCAAATGTGGACCCAGCTATAGATGAAAAAAAACGTAAACTGATGGGTCTATCAGATTTCTTAACGGAAGTAGCAAGGAATGAACTAACACTACTGGATAGCAGGATTCCATCATGTTGTGTCATCTACATCCCTCTGATTGGATTTCTTCTAACTATTCCACGCCTTCCAAGCATGGTGGACAAGGATGATTTTGAAATGgaaggactggatttcatgttTCTGTCTGAGGGTAGGCTTCATTATAGAAGTGCCAGAACCAAAGAGCTTGATACAATGTTGGGAGATTTGCATTGTGAAATCCGGGATCTTGAGACAGCTGTCATGTACCAGTTGCAGGCAAAGGTTTTGGAGAAGTCCACAGTGCTTTACGATGTCATGGAGTACACAGCCCAATTGGATTGCTTAATTGCCATGGCTGTTGTAGCCCGAGAAAACAACTATATAAGACCAAAATTTACCAGCAAGAATATAATCAACATTAAAGATGGAAGACATCCTCTCATGGAACTGTGCACAAGGACATTTGTTTCAAACCCTATCAATACTGGTGGAGAACATGGAAAAATTTCTATCCTTACTGGTCCAAATTCCAGTGGCAAAAGTGTATATCTCAAGGAAGCTGGCCTAATAGTATTCATGGCACTAATAGGTAGTTATGTACCAGCCACAGAGGCAGAAATTGGATTAATAGATGGTATTTACACAAGGATCCAAAGCCGTGAATCAGTGTCTGTGGGACTTTCCACATTCATTATAGACTTAAATCAGGTGGCAGCTGCAGTTAACAATGCTACAGAGAGATCTCTGGTATTAATTGATGAATTTGGAAAAGGAACCAACAGTGTTGATGGCTTATCACTCCTTGCAGCTGTTTTAAGGCATTGGGTGAAGCAAGATGTGAAATGCCCCCATATCTTTGTATCTACCAATTTTCATAGTTTAGTTCAGCTTAACCTACTCCCTGTTACCAAGCTAATGCGCTATCTAACACTAGAAACCATACAAGATGGAGAGGAGTTAGTGTTTTTCTACCAGTTGAAGGAAGGTGTCTCCACTGACAGCTATACTGCCAATACAGCTATATTGGCTGGGATGCCACCACAAGTAGTGAAGCGAGGGTTACAGATTTCTGACCTGTACCGTAGAGGGCAACCCATCTGTCGCCTTGACTGCCCTTCAAAATCCAACCAGTTTGAAACACACAAAGCATTGGTGGATAAATTTCTTCAGCTGGACCTCAATGACCCTAATATAGACCTGCAGGAATTTTTGAGTAAGGATATTTTGGCGTATATAAATTCAGAACTTTGA